A window from Thermomonas aquatica encodes these proteins:
- a CDS encoding helix-turn-helix transcriptional regulator, which translates to MVIKNQQVPTHTVVLRRRTVEARTGLSRSTIYLRMAQGTFPKSIPLGPRAIGWLEAEVEAWLQAQVASVRNDE; encoded by the coding sequence ATGGTCATCAAAAACCAGCAAGTTCCGACCCACACGGTCGTTCTCCGTCGCCGCACCGTCGAGGCCCGTACCGGGTTGTCGCGCAGCACCATCTACCTGCGCATGGCGCAGGGCACCTTCCCGAAATCCATCCCGTTGGGGCCGCGCGCCATCGGCTGGTTGGAGGCGGAAGTCGAGGCGTGGCTCCAGGCGCAAGTCGCCTCCGTCCGAAACGACGAGTAG